From one Dysidea avara chromosome 9, odDysAvar1.4, whole genome shotgun sequence genomic stretch:
- the LOC136265618 gene encoding TNF receptor-associated factor 4-like — protein sequence MAKMVEGTAAASRGGYDYQLVETPPDMYLCKICHHLSREPYLSVCCGHTFCKTCIEEPPAPAKLSPALFAGLGIKKLKPAERFHFENITACPMCRTKPFLACPNKQNERAIKSLHIYCTYKEKGCEWQGEVNDIDKHLQNSTGCKFESVSCSNQCGKEFERRHLPDHAQACPQRKVDCQYCSITGEHQFIESEHKETCPKFPLPCPNNCSVIDISREDMENHRNTCPLEDVECPNHCSTVLQRQNLISHVETECPRRESECQYYHIKGEYQFTEGDHKEECPKFPLQCPNACEESSMPREKINEHKEVCPLEMVHCEYNNVGCEAKVMRKDQKLHEKEKMEDHLLLTKSKLDSVNQVNTEAMVKLEAQFDAKISKLEAQLEQKTQFINDMLFNNLFWAKELEVSKTNKWDESPLQIVKLINYTEMIKEGTEWTTNYYFDNPTSYNAAVHVEFHLVPAGRGVGKNIHLSIYICAGKKINKRSSTKSSGNNLRFELKLLNQISDSSHRSVSGSFNLRYISLMKEVYRNDTLISNEAIFNATSTCQYHRNDSVFFLVKFVHI from the coding sequence ATGGCAAAGATGGTTGAAGGCACTGCTGCAGCGAGTAGGGGCGGATATGATTATCAGCTCGTAGAGACTCCGCCAGACATgtatttgtgtaaaatttgtCACCATCTGAGTAGAGAACCTTATCTTAGTGTGTGCTGTGGTCACACATTTTGTAAGACGTGCATAGAGGAACCACCGGCGCCGGCCAAGTTGTCGCCGGCACTATTTGCAGGTCTCGGTATTAAAAAACTGAAACCAGCGGAGCGTTTCCATTTTGAAAACATAACTGCATGTCCAATGTGTAGAACAAAACCATTTTTGGCTTGTCCAAATAAGCAAAATGAGCGGGCAATCAAAAGTCTCCACATATACTGTACCTACAAGGAGAAAGGGTGTGAGTGGCAAGGAGAAGTAAATGACATTGATAAGCACCTTCAGAATAGTACAGGTTGTAAATTTGAAAGCGTTAGCTGTTCTAATCAGTGTGGAAAGGAATTTGAGCGTCGACACTTACCTGATCATGCTCAGGCATGCCCACAACGTAAGGTTGATTGTCAGTACTGCAGTATTACTGGTGAGCACCAGTTTATTGAGAGTGAGCACAAAGAAACGTGTCCAAAGTTTCCATTACCGTGTCCAAATAACTGCAGTGTCATTGACATATCTCGTGAGGACATGGAGAACCACAGAAATACTTGCCCACTTGAAGATGTTGAATGTCCCAATCATTGTAGCACAGTTTTACAGAGACAAAATTTGATCAGTCATGTTGAGACTGAGTGTCCACGTCGTGAGAGTGAATGTCAGTATTATCACATCAAAGGAGAATATCAATTCACTGAAGGAGACCACAAAGAGGAGTGTCCCAAGTTTCCTCTACAATGTCCTAATGCTTGTGAAGAATCTAGCATGCCACGGGAGAAAATAAATGAGCACAAGGAGGTATGCCCATTGGAGATGGTTCACTGTGAGTATAACAATGTTGGTTGTGAGGCTAAGGTTATGCGCAAAGACCAGAAGCTTCATGAGAAAGAAAAAATGGAAGACCATCTGTTACTTACAAAGTCAAAACTTGATAGCGTAAATCAGGTAAACACTGAAGCAATGGTTAAGCTGGAAGCACAGTTTGATGCAAAGATTAGCAAGTTGGAGGCCCAATTGGAACAAAAGACACAGTTTATTAATGATATGCTTTTCAATAATCTTTTTTGGGCAAAAGAACTTGAAGTGTCAAAAACTAACAAATGGGATGAAAGTCCACTGCAGATAGTGAAACTGATAAATTACACTGAAATGATAAAAGAAGGTACTGAATGGACAACTAATTATTACTTTGATAATCCAACATCATATAATGCAGCTGTACATGTAGAATTCCACTTGGTCCCTGCTGGTCGGGGTGTTGGCAAAAATATCCATCTGTCCATTTACATATGTGCTGGGAAAAAAATCAACAAGAGAAGTAGTACCAAAAGTAGTGGGAATAATTTAAGATTTGAATTGAAGTTGTTGAACCAGATAAGTGACAGTAGCCATCGTTCAGTGTCTGGAAGTTTTAATTTGCGTTATATATCACTGATGAAGGAAGTTTACAGAAATGACACTTTGATTTCCAATGAAGCTATCTTCAATGCTACTAGTACATGTCAGTACCATAGAAACGACAGTGTGTTCTTTCTAGTTAAGTTTGTGCACATTTAA